In Acipenser ruthenus chromosome 25, fAciRut3.2 maternal haplotype, whole genome shotgun sequence, the sequence tccagtcTAGGGTAGGTTTGAGGCAAGGAAACTGAACTGCTCTcacaccccctaagagaaaggggcaGGCTTGGCAATACTGACGCTGTATTTGTTATCCCAGCTCTGTGCATAAATAGAGAGCACCATTCATTTAGCTAAATCTCCAGTATTGCCAACCCAGCACCTTTTACGAGACCAATATTCATCcgaaaaatgttaaaaaatgaaacagaGGGTGAGTGAAGTGCGGTGCTCGTCTCTGGAGCTGTGTACCAGTGAGCAGTGAGAAGCAGGGGAAAGTGACAGCAAATCATTGTGCTGATCTGTATGAGTCGTGGCTGGGCTGATGGGTCAGGCAGATACCACTGCCTCTGACAGTGATGGATTGCAGTCTGGAATTGATGAAGAGATGGGAACTTCAACAGAGGTTTGGATCAATACCTAGCTAGCAATTTGACTTTTTTTCCTCTCCCTTCTTTCACATACAGTATTCGTGCCCAGTCCTCAGAGGGCtcgcactgtacataaatacatactgaATTCTCCTCTTTATCGACTGATTCGCACATTGTTTGAACATTTAATACCTGCTGTGTTCTAGTTTCTGTTTTGTAGCcaagtgtttttcttcttttatttactCTTCAGAGGAAAAGGTTTTGAAAATGTCTCCCCTGCCTTTCTGTATTTGGTCAAAAAAATGACGGCGATGCTAAATCATTTGAATTTCCGGTAATAGACAAGTTCaagcaaacattttgacaagACCACCTTCTTTAGTTATCACTGACTGATGAAAATTCGAAATGTGTTTAAATGCACGATTCCGTTTCTTTCAGTATTACAGTAGAGGGTGTGATTGAGAGTCTGGAAAGTTATGGATGGACAGCATTGCAATATGAAATAAAACCAGTTGAGATAGATTTGAGTAACGTTAATTAACTCCTGCTCAACGAGCGCGAGGGGAAACATATAGCATATAAAAACCAAAACGAAGCTAGACCTTGACTCATTAGAACGACAATCAGCAGCAATAACAGCGCATAGTGAGAAATGAACAGGTGtcaaaacacaaacaagaatTTAAATAAGAATCTGATGAAAACATGCCGCTCACAAGTCAATCATTAATCACTTTAAAAGCACTCCATTATTCTAAGTTGCCATGCAAGCTGCTCTGCAGTCCCACGTGTTTGCAGTGTGCATTTACCATCATTTACTGTCTTTGTTTCTGCTGCTCTTAACTGCACTGCAATGCAGTCACTGTGGCGTACCGCGGTACACTTTCATGAGGTTAGAAGGGTTTCAGGGTCTGCAAAGTTATTCTACATTGTGAAGTCTGCAAGAGCAATCTGATGACAGCAAAGCTCTTCATCAAATCTAACCCTATGGTGGCCCCTGTATGTTATGTGGGTATTGACTGGGTATTGACTGGGTATTGACTGGCTTCCCAATTAAGATGACGGAttgacctgggggggggggggttggtgggTGGAGTAGTTATCAGCCTTAAACAAATTTAAATGAATGGTCATTACTTCTTGCAGGTCCAAGGGTTACCAGGGTTAAAAGGTCTCACATCCAAGAAAACAGCAGTGGGAGGCAGAAGGTCAAAGTATATCACAGTATCTGTGGGTCTGTCTGTAAATCCAGCTATCTGTtctgcctgtgtgtctggctGTCTTTCTTTTTCAGTGCAAATTGGAAAGAGAACATCTCACCGGCACTGTGACCACAGAATAAAGTGCTACTGGTATGTGTACGCACAAGGGTCGCTTTCAGCCCCCGTTCTCATTTCAATACCAGTCATTGAAAACAGGCTTTCCTTGATTCTATGTTTCAAACCCGTGTCTGTACAGCAGAAGAATACTGTAAGATTCTGCCTGTCTGTGCTGCCTGACTTTCTCTCCGTCTTAATCGCAGAGGCTGGTCCCTCTGCAGAGCTGGAGAAGGCTGGCCCAGCACAGCAATGCTGAGGACATACAGTACCTCTTGATTAGTACCCTCCACACAGGCCCTGCGTTCCCGTGAGCCATCGGCAGGACAACACAATCTCTGCCTCTGTTTATCACAGTGTGAGGAGGATAGTACAACACAATCACTGCCTGTGTTTATCACAGTGTGAGGAGGTTAGTATAACACAATCACTGCCTGTGTTTATCACAGTGTGAGGAAGTTAGTACAACACAATCACTGCCTGTGTTTATCACAGTGTGAGGAAGTTAGTACAACACAATCTCTGCCTGTGTTTATCACAGTGTGAGGAGGATAGTACAACACAATCTCTGCCTGTGTTTATCATAGTGTGAGGAGGATAGTACAACACAATCACTGCCTGTGTTTATCACAGTGTGAGGAGGTTAGTACACCAGGCGCTGAGGAACACACCATCGGGATCACAGAGCTGGAGAGGTACCCCGGAATTCTGCACAGAACCCCAAAACATGTCCTGGGCTCGGGTCttattctgtttatttcatttattcttcatcataataataataataataataataataataataataataataataataataataataatgctgaatattatgttttttgtattatagTTCATCATACATTCTGACTTGCCCCAGACAACATCACAATCCTGTGTCTGTCAGTATCTGACAGGCTTTTACTTGTTGAATCAGAACCTCAAATCACATTCCAGCTTCTCTATTTCAAGCACTTTTTACAGCTCTGCCCTTTCAAGTGCAATCCATCAAACCATTAAACTAATAAAAGTGACCTGGTGTATGACTACACTAGATAATAGGTCCAAGCTTTTCTTTGTGAGTAACGGACCGAATACACAGTTATCAGACCTATTAGGGGCAGACGAGAGACTCTGCTCTGCTTGATCTTTCAAGGAGTACTGCGGTAATTCCATGAGTGAGGCTGGATGAATAAGCTATGAGCCCCACAAAGAGACGAGTCACACTGCAGAAAGTGCATGAAGGATTCAGCTTATACAACAAGCAGAATGCATATGAAAGGATGTATGGAATCACATTCCTTAGGTCAAGCAACACTAGACACTATTACACAACAAGTAAAGAGATCCAGCATCTGATATCCTTTTCGATGCTCCTGACTGAATGCATCCATGCTGCTTGTATCCATCTCTTCAGAAAAAGCATTGCTTAACTTCCTGATATACTGAAGGCTTCTGCATATCCGAGCTATTACGCTCTCTAGCGTGCAGAAGATGCAGGACAGGTTAACTAAACTGCATATCGCATTGACCTCAATTTTCCACATGGCAGTAGACCGATTCTCATTCAAAGCGCTATCTTCCATTTGGTAGTTGAGCCCCCTTACTCTTACTCTTTCTGTATATTGTGTTCCCTGGTTTTTTCACCTGCTTCTTACTCTCCTTACCCTTGTTTTCCCCAAAGTTTAGCAATCGCGAGCCATTTCTTTGAACCCTATCTTAACTGCATCTTGTGTTAAAAAATGTACGAGACAAATTATTTAAATACCGGGGGGGATTGTGTTCAGTTTTGTCTTTTAAACTCAAAGCAGGCTTTTAAACAGCCGATATCCCTGAAGCATCACATCTCATCTCCACCATGCATTATCAAGTGAGACACGCACCAGGCTTTATCAATGTTTAAGCGTTAATTTGAATCACAATTACCATGTGCGCACTTTCAGCTGATGAGAATGGCTCCACGCACAGATGACATTAcatgaaaatgactttttttttctcatcaagTGCATCCCAGCGCATTTTCATTACCATGACAATTGGATGTTTCTAAAGGTGCTTGTCATATCATGGCAGTTGCAATTGTGCCCAGCTTCAGTCTCAGCCATTTGCTTTAAGGTCACATCAGAAACAACGCGCCGGGAGGTGAGCAGCTTGTCAAAGTCTCATACTCCACCAGTTTGACCCCTTTTCTGTCTGCTATTTAAAAACAGGACTGCAGTGCATAGTGTTGAGAAAATATAACAGCTTAACGACGCTGTAACCACACACTAAAGTGGAAATGATATTTTTTCACACGACACCATCGCACATGGAAACCTCTCTGGGTACACAAGGGCTCTGAGTTCAATACCATCCATTCAAAGCAATGACAAAGTGTTTTTCTTAATTATGTGTTTCAAATCCGTGATGTCTGGAGAGCATAAACAGGCATCGTTCTCTGACTCACAAAGTCAGTCAGCCACAGTGATTtcaattctattctattctacTCGGGAGGTACACAGCAACGCTTGAAGATACACAGGATTCGCTCTTAACTCTAATGATGATCATTTAGGCAGTGCCTTAAATCCCCAGCCTCCAGTGAAATAATATATACGTCATCCTGAACCATCAGTGCTCGCTCCATCGTCCGATTCACACAACCAGTTAGCAGCGCTgcattctcaaagctgtttactccaacACGTCATTAGCATGATCTATTCACAAagtaataatgatttatttatttcttagcagacgcccttatccagggcgacttacaagatatcacattatttttacatacaattacccatttatacagttgggtttttactggagcaatctaggtaaagtaccttgctcaagggtacagcagcagtgtccccctacctgggattgaacccacgaccctccggtctagagtccagagccctaaccactactccacactgctgcccagtaccGCACCCGAAAAAGTTACCAAACTACCCAGGCATCTGGTGCTGGGGCTTGCGAGCAGTCTGTGTTaatggagtaaatagctttgagaatccagcccattGTCTTCCATTCATACAAATAGggcttttattttaatgatctcatACCAACCAacttaaaatgtataaacctgattgTTTACAAACCTCCTTTTTGCTGTATGAGCCGCACCAGGACCCCTACGACTTTAACATCTGAAATGTAATGTTTACTCCATGTTGTTTTCACACGCAGCCCAGAACTGACCAGTCATGTTTaggatttaaaattaaataactggcAGCTACTGACGGCACTTCCCTGTGGGTTTGGTTAACTAGCAAAACTTTATTCTACCAGAAGCTGGGGATTTAACACACTGTGGATCACAAACTTTAACAAACTTCTTAAACGGGTTTGGAAGATATTGTTTTTAACTACCCTGTTGGGAAAAAGCCAGCAATGGCCAGCGCTGGTCAATCCTGGTCAGATTTGGTAATTGTGCCGGCTTGCTCGTAGGTTAACAGCAATAgcaatgttattattgttttttatagtgCCTTTAAAATCATCCCATAAAGCCATGCGATTGCTGTCTGAGGTGCCAGCTTGTGCTGGCAGCACGTTGCCAGTGCAGGAACGTTGCGTTGCTGTGCAAGGGCCCTACGCGAGGAAGTGCTGTATTTCACAGTCAGATCTTTTGATGTTTAAATCAGCAAAATAAAGAGTGCGAGGGAGAGCTCACTTCAGCCCGGTTTCAGAGGCTGTAGATCAAGCTGCCCGCGCGCTGACCTTGGTTTAGCGACAGGCCCGTAGGAGAAGACACTGAAGAAaagccctcctcctcttcctatcCCCCTTGGATTGATGATCCATTGAGAAGTGCAGAGGCTGGCTCTCCGTTAACACAGAGGTGAGAGAAGGGGGTCACCTCCCCGTTGTGATGGATTCTGCACCGGGCTCTCGGATATTGATCCCGTCTCATAGTTATTAAAGATAATCAGTGATTTCTGCAGGCTGGTTTATTTTTGCACATACTTACATTTGATGGATGATCATTTTTATTACATACTGTTAGTTAATGAACCCTGCAGTGAAACGATGGCACTGAATACATTTCCCCGTCTCCAGGGTTTCTGTCTTTATTTCTTTTGCTTTGCATCTTATCAGATTTAAAATGGTTTACAATACTTTACCATTGATTCTTGGGTTGCTTGGAGAGTCAGTTAGCATGTGCATTGACTGGGTGATTGATTCTTGGCTTGCATACATTTTGCATACATTTCTACCGTACTGTACATTTTGGAACAGTGTTTTTAACCTTATACTACAAGTTAATACCATGTGTGTCGGGTGAAACCTGTAGACAGGATAAGAAGACAAAGCCTTAACGGTGATTAATTGATTTCTTATATGTGGTTTAGAATGTATAAAGGAAGGCATGCGattaataaaaaagaagaaaaaagcacGGGGGACCATTGTCTtgcaaatgaataaaaaagtttTATCAAAATGACATTAATACAGAAacatctgaataataataataataataataataataataataataataataataataactatctaACTGCTTGTCCTAATTTCCGCAGTGCTCAGCTACATGGGCCCCATGTGCGATCCATCGGTCGAGAAGCCCGGAGGAACTGGAAATGAAGAAAAGATATTAAAGTCATTGTCAACACAGTGGAATCCCCCAGCCGCACACCAACAGATGGCACTGCAGTGGGAGGTGGCCTAGCGTGAGCACTAGGGACTGGGAGTCAGGATCACAGTTCATCCCAGTGAGTCTCTGCAGCTTCTCTATAGATACAGTTTGAGAAGTGAGAAGTAGGCGTACttggaattgcctttaagaagtatctAGTTAATTGCCACGGACTGGTGCTCAAttgttaaaacatgatatctggaaaTCTCTGTTAGTCAGTTCCCCCGCCCTTCAgagccttctttcctgtcagcaCCCAGTCATCTACTTCCCACCATGACTGACATGTCTTGCAGCCAGAgcacactgctgaggtgaaattacAGTACAGAGGAAGTGAGGCAATAAAAGACGAAGCTCACCTCAGATCTGATGACCTCAGAACCCGACGCAAAGGATTCCCCACGCAGCTCAAACTAAACACAGTGAAAGAAAACCCTACCATTTGTGTTGTTTGTGAAATAGGgctgactgctgctgctgctgctgctgctgctgttattgTGGTTGTACATGTTTCTAGAGTGTGGGGAGCTGTATCtgtaaaacaaagacagtggaTATGAAACAttgtatacaatacaatacaataatggGCTCTGGTGATCCGGTCCAGTACCTGTATGGGGGTTGGTACAGGTACTGAGGCCCGTCTCCTGCCATGCCCGATGGGTCCGGGTTGCTGCCGGGGGGCTTGGAGCCTGGGCCCTGCTGGTAGGGCTGCACCATGGGCAGGAAGCCGAAGCACGGAGGGTAGATGAGGGACTGCGTCATCTGGGGGTAGGGGAAGTGATTCACCTGCTGGGGGGCATGGAGGAGAAAGAAGAAACATCAGAGTCCTGTCACTAATCCCAGAGAGGACCACCAGAGGCAGCAactacacacacatactgcacttCTAAGAACGCTGGAATAGCGCCACAGAACAGGGAACAAACATGGGTGCTGTGCCTCCCCTTCACTATTCTTTAACACACTTTACTATGCCTTTAGCACCGCATACCTCAGTTAAACTTCCAACAGGCAACCTTGAAACAGTATAACCGCTCCACACTCTGTCTGTTGCATCTGAAGCAAGCCCGAGATGAGCGGTAGACACTGTTTTCGCGCtgctgttttttaattagcagtttgaAATTCAAAAGACAAACTCACATAAACAATTTAGAAAGGGCCGAGTAAAACATTCCATTCCTGTAGTGCATGCTGGGAGCCGGGAGCTGACGGCATTGCACCGCTGTGTTCCTGGCGTTAGGAAGCATTTGTAGTGACTGCTCTATTGTGTTGAAGAACTGAAAAGTTCAGCTACACagtgataaggggagcagtgaaaatggtaCTGGCTTTTTAAATCTGCAGACTTGCGAATTAATTTACTGATGGAATCACTTTTTTATAATCTGATTCCAGACAGAAATGTGACAAATACAGcatttaaattattcattttttttaattaaaatgttgtttttagggTGGAAACGGCACTTAATGTATTAGAGTTTGCAGGAAACATTGACAGTGCATACTTAGTACTCCATGAATATTAATGCCTTAAATCAATGTACAAATATCCATACGCTGCAATGCTTCAGTCTTCATTATTCTGTTTTCATAGTACTTAaggaaaaaaaccccacaaagcTACTAATGGTTCATTTGCAGTTTCTGTTGAGCTCTCCAAAATGTACCTCTAGGCTTTCTttgattaaaaatgaaaaaaaaaatcataatagaGGGTCCGGGGTTATACAAGTACTAACGATGAATCATGAACCACACTCACATGAACAAAATTTAATCATTAACATCTTCTGTGAAATACGGTTTGTTCTGTCACTCACATAGAAAACgattatgttaaaacatatcACTGGAGCGACACAGGCATAGGCATTCAAGATAAAgcctacaggaggctgtgtggtccagtggttaaaggaaaagggcttgtaaccaggaggtccccggttcaaatcccacctcagccactgactcattgtgtgaccctgagcaagtcacttaacctccttgtgctctgtctttcgggtcagatgtagttgtaagtgactctgcagctgatgcatagttcacacactctgtaagttgccttggataaaggtgtctgctaaatagactaataataataataattctaaatgcTTCAGCAAATGAGTTCAAACaatttattttgaatgacctcattgtataatcacaatatggcactccagggtgtgtgtcATGGTGCGATATTGACACAACACGGGCTACATTGCTTACTTACTACCTGACAAACAGTATGCAGCCACCACAACGCTTGTCTTCTCAAGTAATTCAGCACAGAGATGTACGGTAAATACAAATCAAAAGCAGTGGAGAAACAcatgggaaaaactgcaaaatgtacCATGCCAATCTCTCCTAGGGCTGGTCTGAGTGCTGCACTGAAGACGATGCTTCTGATTagaagaacatgagaaagtttacaaacgaggggaggccattcagcccatcttgctcgtttggttgttagtagcttactgatcccagcatctcatcaagcagcttcttgaaggatcacagggtgtcagcttcaacaacatcactatTACATCTGGAATACGGAGGGAGTCGGATTCATATTCTGAAGATTTCTTCTCACAGTGGAGTTATTGACCCCTGGCCCTTCGCTCAGCACAAAACCACACAGCGCACCTGATCAGGAATTCTGCTAAAACCCTGCTGCGCACTCCACTGTGGTGTGAAATGAAACTGCTGCGTGGGACTTGAAAAGAAGAGGCATCGCAGGGGGGCACAGCCATGCTTTAAATACACAAACACCAGCTGAAAACAAGCAGGAGACCCTGCGACAGTGCTAAGCTCCCAGTTAAGGATTATGCACTGATGCCTCTGCAACACTGATGTGCTTCCAACTGCCTCGGTTCAGAAAAAACAACCtcgaggagtcttttcagaagcaaccGCTGAAATGGAAACGACACTCGAGAATGACGGGGATGAAGATATTTAAGCGATGATTAGTTTTTCAGTGTAGCGTAGGAGGCGGTGTGGTATTATACACATACTTTCAATTGGTCTTGATACCAGCACAGGGATTTTTCGTAAATCCTGTGTCTCAAACCTAACAGGGAAAATGTCTGCAAGGTAATCTAAAGATTTATGATTTGATGCAtgtgctgtctgttttaggaaAACAATCTCAACTTGCTTAGATAATATGTTATGCACCATTGGAAAGATGATAGGGCAGTGAACACTTTTGCAAGCCTTTGTGATTTACAGAACCGAAACTGGATTTCTGTTGCAGGGGGGAGTGGGATAACTGCATCCCAATGTTCCATGCAAAGACTCAGGGCAGTTTGCAGACCTAAGATAAAGGTccaaggcaggcttgaggcatggagactgaactgctccctcccttaaCAGAAAGGACGCTCCCTCCAGGCCAGGGGGGGCTATTCTGTGCTTCCCAGTCTCCCAGTGCTAGCAGTACAGCACCAGTCTCCCTCACTTACCCGTGGTGCATGATATCCAGCCTGGGAGTTCAGAGCCTGCTGGTAGTGTGTCTGGGCtctatgctgctgctgctgctgctgaaaacagTTCTGTGAAACGATACACAGGATTCAGAATCTAAgtaaatacacacatgcatagTACAACTTCACAATCAAGGCTACTCTCGTTACAGTGCTGATCTGCTCATATGGACAGCAATATAAACACATCTTTAGCATTAGGTATTCAGTATAAAGAACAAACAAGCAAACCCTTTGAAAATGTGGAAGCGGCATGATGCAGCTTGATtgagcttaaaaacaaaacattacacaatAACACCAGTAAGATGGAACTGTTTGCttacaagaaatatatatatatatatatatatatatatatatatatatatatatatatatatatttatatatatatcatagaaTGGAGGAAATTCTATGTTTTATACAAGTGGTGCCAAGAAAATGCCAATACAATGTTTGGGGCAGATTTTCGTTCCTTGTTCAAAAAGTCGACCGGGATGTCTTGTTGTTTAACCCAGAGAGAGCGGCTCTGTAACGGAATCGAGCTGAGCAGTGGCATCTCACAGACACAGCCTGCAGTCCCACGCTTTATCAGTTAACACGCCTTGCGTCGGTGTtatataagagatgtcatctcgtgcagtttgggcgagaggacCGCGAAGCGAAGTTGAGACGCTGTGGCTGCTCCAACTGTGCGCAATAACGGATAAGATGTCCAGGATAATATATACtggatatgtgatttataatgacTGATAAGGTACTCAAGGTACTTATCAGAAggattgttgttgttgtgtgtgtgtgtgtgtgtgtgtgtgtgtgtaacagatTGATGAAAAGGACCCCTGCTGTATTCTCATCATATTAGTCCCTCTCTCAGCCTCCTGGGGTTCTGCAGACAATGTGAGATTCAAGGGTCACTTTAAAGCTGTCTTTAATTACAGAACAGTGACACTGAAACAAAGAGAAACAGCCAGCACGTTCTGGTGTAGGTAACAAAGGCTACATGGCATGCTCAAGGGGTTTAGGAATATTTCAGCTCTATATAAGGCCAGAATGTTGATTGATAGAAAGACTGATGGATTgaaatacatgcatgcatacaaacctacatacacacatgcatgcatacacacatgcatacacacatgcatgcatacaaacatacatacacacattcaTGCATACACACATGCATTTCACTATGGTAAACTGTTTATAAGGGAAAACACTTTTTTGTCAAGGATCTGTGTTGCCTAGCAACAGCACGCGGCGGAATTAACTGCATTAAGTAATTAAGGAAGCCGACGAGGGAAAGTTGTGAAACAAGTGTCTGCCGGTAGTAGACagaaaaaaatgattacaaaaaaattgcttttatttGATTAGTAAACGATAGGCATTAATCAGGCCACTGTGTAGCAAAGCTGAGAACAGCTGCTCAAGCCCTATAGCACCCTAACAGCTCAGAGAGCAACTTTTTTGTGGTAAGACATGGTTTTCCTCAAAGTAACATCAACTCCGCTCTACAAGCTATACAAGAGACCTGGATAAAAGCAGCAGTTCCCAACACTGCCCCAACCGACCCCATCGGTGAAGCAATACTGTGTGGCTGGGTTACCTGGTAAGGGCTGAAGCCGGGAGGGTTGTGTGGAGGGGGCTGGCAGCTGATCAGCGGTGTCCTGGGCACAAAGCCAGCCACGCTGCCTGGGATGAAAGTCTTCCCGGTGTACTTCAAGGTGCTGCGATGCTCTGAGGCTAGTGAACACAGCCTGCGGTCCGGACAGCACATCCTGCTTTCTTCAACAGCACAGGCAACTGTTAAAATGACAGCATTTC encodes:
- the LOC117963973 gene encoding uncharacterized protein C1orf94-like, with product MPSKASDRLGATSSGSGFGQDCTRKQIAPPEKGLHYEFLDNVRRPDGQAAVSCRVVHTSGPPESILACAVEESRMCCPDRRLCSLASEHRSTLKYTGKTFIPGSVAGFVPRTPLISCQPPPHNPPGFSPYQNCFQQQQQQHRAQTHYQQALNSQAGYHAPRQVNHFPYPQMTQSLIYPPCFGFLPMVQPYQQGPGSKPPGSNPDPSGMAGDGPQYLYQPPYRYSSPHSRNMYNHNNSSSSSSSSSQPYFTNNTNGRVFFHCV